In a genomic window of Roseiflexus castenholzii DSM 13941:
- a CDS encoding DUF5615 family PIN-like protein: MRLLFDHNMSPRLVRSLSDLYPDSSHVSLVGLATADDRTVWQYAQTHDYIIVTKDSDFSDINVLLGFPPKTLWLRLGNCTTGDIERALRNGHMAITNFAADPTIGTLELFE, from the coding sequence ATGAGGTTGCTTTTCGACCACAACATGTCGCCACGTCTGGTGCGTTCTCTTTCTGATCTCTATCCAGACTCCAGCCATGTTTCTCTGGTTGGTCTCGCTACAGCCGATGATAGAACAGTCTGGCAGTATGCTCAGACGCACGATTACATCATCGTTACCAAAGACTCCGATTTCAGCGATATAAACGTGTTGCTCGGCTTTCCGCCGAAGACTCTCTGGCTGCGCCTGGGTAATTGCACGACTGGTGATATCGAACGGGCATTGCGAAACGGGCATATGGCCATTACCAACTTCGCTGCCGATCCGACTATCGGTACGCTTGAGTTGTTTGAATAA
- a CDS encoding glycosyltransferase family 39 protein: MSALNTRRALLDKRLIVFGVLVGLAIRLWIAWQPTDELSWRANADDAYYYFKLAQHLGSGAGATFDGVNPTNGFHPLYALLLVPIFQYVGNDIDRGVHLALTLVALVSSVTAWPIYLAGKYVHSPLAGAIGALAHLLNPWVVVLTMTGVESAVYVCCFAWTVMAYVRWRSHEQSLHGIVLIGLLAGLTIMARSEGVLLLAGIVLDRLVVDRRMPERAIVFATLCGLFAAIVCLPWVLWSISRFGTPLQISASAIMLHSYAGMPADAIAAVEWYIGRISWFLPRYAYKILPVQSSHCTLVRGRDRAIMVDSSTIPEDSLVTCFTVFISHPAVYLYHRLL; the protein is encoded by the coding sequence ATGTCCGCATTGAACACAAGGAGAGCGCTGCTCGACAAGCGATTGATCGTCTTCGGTGTTCTCGTTGGTCTCGCCATACGCCTGTGGATCGCCTGGCAGCCAACAGATGAACTTTCGTGGCGCGCAAACGCCGACGATGCCTACTACTACTTCAAACTGGCACAACATCTCGGTTCAGGCGCGGGCGCCACATTCGATGGCGTGAACCCGACCAATGGCTTTCATCCGCTCTATGCGTTGCTTCTCGTGCCAATCTTTCAGTACGTCGGCAACGACATTGATCGTGGCGTCCATCTGGCGCTTACCCTGGTTGCGCTGGTAAGCAGCGTAACAGCCTGGCCAATTTACCTTGCCGGAAAGTACGTTCACTCTCCTCTTGCCGGCGCCATCGGAGCATTGGCGCATCTCCTCAATCCATGGGTTGTCGTTCTGACAATGACCGGGGTAGAGTCGGCTGTGTATGTGTGCTGCTTTGCCTGGACGGTAATGGCATATGTGAGATGGAGATCGCACGAGCAATCGCTTCATGGGATCGTTTTGATCGGTTTACTGGCCGGACTGACAATAATGGCGAGGTCTGAAGGTGTTTTGTTGCTGGCGGGGATTGTCCTTGATCGACTGGTTGTGGATCGGCGAATGCCCGAGCGAGCAATTGTTTTTGCAACGCTTTGCGGACTGTTCGCTGCCATCGTGTGCCTGCCATGGGTTCTCTGGAGCATATCCCGGTTTGGAACCCCTCTTCAGATCAGTGCTAGCGCGATCATGCTGCACAGCTACGCGGGGATGCCGGCAGATGCGATAGCAGCGGTCGAATGGTATATTGGACGCATATCCTGGTTCTTGCCCCGCTATGCGTACAAGATTCTTCCTGTTCAATCTTCCCATTGTACTCTTGTTCGGGGTCGTGATCGGGCGATCATGGTCGACTCGTCAACTATCCCTGAAGATAGCCTGGTCACCTGCTTCACAGTCTTCATTTCTCATCCTGCCGTTTATTTGTATCACCGCCTATTATAA
- a CDS encoding aldo/keto reductase, with the protein MQYTRLGRTGLRVSRLCLGTMNFGPLTSEADSFAIMDRALELGINFFDTANVYGWKTGEGITEQIIGRWFAQGGGRREKVVIATKVYGKMGDWPNESRLSALHIKRACEGSLRRLQTDYIDLYQMHHIDRDTPWEEIWQAMEQLVREGKVLYIGSSNFAGWHIAQANEEARRRNFMGLVSEQSLYNLSARMIELEVIPACQSYGVGIIPWSPLGGGLLGGVLQKAAEGRRADARMQERIDRHRVQIEAYEGFCRELGEQPADVALAWLLRQPTVTAPIIGPRTIEQLNGSLRALEITLSDEALARLDAIWPGPGGPAPEAYAW; encoded by the coding sequence ATGCAGTACACACGTCTTGGTCGCACCGGTCTTCGCGTGAGTCGCCTCTGCCTTGGCACGATGAATTTCGGTCCGCTCACGAGCGAAGCCGACAGTTTCGCCATCATGGATCGGGCGCTGGAGTTGGGGATCAATTTCTTCGACACAGCAAATGTCTATGGCTGGAAGACCGGCGAAGGGATCACCGAGCAGATTATCGGACGCTGGTTCGCCCAGGGCGGCGGGCGGCGCGAGAAGGTCGTGATCGCCACCAAGGTCTATGGCAAAATGGGCGACTGGCCCAATGAGTCGCGTCTTTCGGCATTACACATCAAGCGCGCCTGCGAGGGAAGCCTGCGCCGCTTGCAGACCGATTATATCGACCTTTATCAGATGCACCACATCGACCGTGATACGCCGTGGGAGGAGATCTGGCAGGCGATGGAGCAACTCGTGCGCGAGGGGAAAGTCTTGTACATCGGCAGCAGCAATTTCGCCGGCTGGCATATTGCCCAGGCGAATGAAGAAGCGCGTCGCCGCAACTTTATGGGTCTGGTGTCGGAACAGAGTCTGTACAACCTGTCGGCGCGCATGATCGAACTCGAAGTCATCCCTGCCTGCCAGAGTTACGGTGTTGGCATTATCCCCTGGAGTCCGTTGGGCGGCGGGTTGCTTGGCGGGGTGTTGCAAAAAGCCGCCGAGGGGCGGCGCGCCGACGCGCGTATGCAGGAGCGCATCGACAGACATCGCGTGCAGATCGAAGCCTACGAAGGATTCTGCCGTGAACTCGGCGAGCAACCGGCCGACGTGGCGCTGGCATGGTTGCTCCGGCAACCCACCGTCACAGCGCCGATCATCGGTCCGCGCACAATCGAACAGTTGAACGGCAGCCTGCGCGCGCTGGAGATAACTCTGAGCGACGAGGCGCTGGCGCGGCTCGACGCTATCTGGCCCGGTCCGGGCGGACCTGCGCCGGAGGCGTATGCGTGGTGA
- the fusA gene encoding elongation factor G has translation MRAYGPELIHTIGLFGHGGCGKTTLTEALLLTARAISRAGRVEDGNTVSDYDPEEQRRRMSINLAVAPLEWHDNKINLIDVPGYADLVGEMAAAMRVIDGAIIVLDAAGGVEVGTELAWEMARKAGVPILLFVNKLDRDNANFFRCIEQARQILDEAVVPMQLPIGEQREFAGIISLRRQRAWMISEKHDGGFVEADIPTELLDLEQEWREKLVDRIAATNDDLIEKYLDGGADALTQDELNEGLRAGIANGSIVPVFCGSALQVAGMAQLLNGILDSIPSAARKPAPARDLVSGRDVALKPAASEPLSALVFKTIVDPYGKMSYIRVFSGELSANSTVFNPRTGKEERIGQLSMVRGKEQTPIAMIGPGDIGVAAKLGDVSTNDTLCSRDRPLQLAPITFPAPAFTATVKPKTRADLDKLGNALHNVVEEDPSLRVSRDPITGESLLSGQGESHLQIIVERMKRKFGVDVELDLPRVPYRETIRGKAEAQYRHKKQTGGAGQFADVTIRIEPLPPDPNRADPLEFVNAIVGGVIDKAFIPSVEKGVRAAMAEGVISGNPMVDVRVELFDGKMHPVDSKDIAFQIAGHEAFKIAAQKANPTIMEPIYQLEITVPEQYAGDVISDMNTRRGRVLGMMPAEGGRTTITAQAPLVEVLRYATDLRSLTQGRGRFSMTFDHYEDVPPHLMQALIEAQKKEHSSGH, from the coding sequence ATGCGAGCATACGGACCGGAACTCATCCACACGATCGGTCTCTTCGGCCATGGCGGCTGCGGGAAAACGACGCTGACTGAGGCGTTGCTGCTCACCGCCAGGGCGATTTCCCGCGCGGGTCGTGTCGAAGACGGGAATACCGTTTCGGACTACGACCCGGAAGAGCAGCGACGCCGCATGTCGATCAACCTGGCGGTTGCGCCGCTCGAATGGCACGATAATAAGATCAATCTGATCGATGTTCCCGGCTACGCCGACCTGGTCGGCGAGATGGCCGCTGCCATGCGCGTGATCGATGGCGCGATCATCGTGCTCGACGCCGCCGGCGGCGTTGAGGTCGGCACGGAACTGGCGTGGGAGATGGCGCGTAAGGCTGGCGTGCCGATCCTGCTGTTCGTCAACAAGCTCGACCGCGACAACGCCAATTTCTTCCGTTGCATCGAGCAGGCGCGGCAGATCCTCGACGAGGCGGTTGTGCCGATGCAACTGCCAATCGGCGAGCAGCGTGAGTTTGCCGGCATTATTTCGCTGCGCCGTCAACGTGCCTGGATGATCTCCGAAAAGCACGATGGCGGCTTTGTCGAGGCGGACATTCCGACGGAATTGCTCGACCTGGAACAGGAGTGGCGCGAAAAACTGGTTGATCGGATCGCAGCCACGAATGATGACCTGATCGAGAAGTATCTCGATGGCGGCGCCGATGCGCTCACGCAGGACGAATTGAACGAAGGTCTGCGCGCCGGGATCGCCAACGGCTCGATTGTTCCGGTCTTCTGCGGCTCGGCGTTGCAAGTGGCGGGCATGGCGCAGTTGCTCAATGGTATTCTCGACAGCATTCCTTCGGCGGCGCGCAAGCCGGCGCCGGCGCGCGACCTCGTCTCCGGCAGGGATGTCGCCCTGAAACCGGCTGCATCTGAACCGCTCAGCGCGCTGGTGTTCAAGACCATCGTCGATCCCTACGGCAAGATGTCGTACATCCGGGTGTTCAGCGGCGAACTGAGCGCCAACTCGACGGTCTTCAACCCGCGGACGGGCAAGGAAGAGCGGATCGGGCAACTCTCCATGGTGCGCGGCAAAGAACAGACCCCAATTGCGATGATCGGTCCTGGCGATATTGGCGTAGCCGCCAAACTTGGCGATGTCAGCACCAACGACACGCTCTGTTCGCGCGACCGACCACTCCAGCTTGCGCCCATCACATTCCCGGCGCCAGCATTTACGGCGACGGTGAAGCCCAAAACGCGCGCCGATCTCGATAAACTCGGCAATGCGCTGCATAATGTCGTCGAGGAAGACCCAAGCCTGCGCGTCTCACGCGACCCGATTACAGGAGAGAGTCTTCTGTCGGGGCAGGGTGAGTCGCATTTGCAGATTATTGTCGAGCGGATGAAACGTAAGTTCGGCGTCGATGTCGAACTCGATCTGCCGCGCGTCCCCTATCGCGAAACGATCCGCGGCAAAGCCGAAGCGCAGTACCGCCACAAAAAGCAGACCGGCGGCGCCGGGCAGTTCGCCGATGTGACGATTCGCATCGAGCCGCTTCCGCCCGACCCGAACCGTGCCGATCCGCTCGAGTTCGTCAATGCGATCGTTGGCGGCGTTATCGATAAGGCGTTTATCCCATCGGTCGAAAAGGGTGTGCGTGCTGCCATGGCGGAAGGGGTTATTTCCGGCAACCCCATGGTTGATGTGCGCGTCGAACTGTTCGACGGCAAGATGCATCCGGTGGATAGCAAAGACATTGCGTTTCAGATCGCGGGGCATGAGGCGTTCAAGATCGCCGCGCAAAAGGCAAACCCGACGATCATGGAGCCAATCTACCAGCTCGAGATAACGGTGCCCGAGCAGTATGCTGGTGATGTCATCAGCGATATGAACACGCGGCGCGGGCGCGTGCTGGGCATGATGCCGGCGGAAGGCGGACGCACCACGATTACAGCGCAGGCGCCGCTGGTCGAGGTGCTGCGCTACGCGACCGATCTGCGGTCGTTGACGCAGGGGCGTGGGCGCTTCTCGATGACGTTCGACCACTACGAGGACGTGCCGCCGCACCTGATGCAAGCGCTCATCGAGGCGCAGAAGAAAGAGCACAGTTCCGGGCACTGA
- a CDS encoding bifunctional folylpolyglutamate synthase/dihydrofolate synthase encodes MDYQQALDYLYSFIGGQQGAQRPPPMFNLVRTRALLAALGNPQHAMPSVIVAGTKGKGSTAAFLEAIARAAGLRTGLWTSPHLHTYRERIQVNRQPITRDELVQAVESIRPIVESMANGPIGAPVTFAIGFGLALRYFAERNVDLAILEVGVGGRFDSAAVVTPILSVVTPISYDHMDLLGDTLAQIAWEKAGIMKPGTPAISAPQHPEALGALIRCAAEIGAPLYVVQDAAPESAVVCEPFLPGPWRIPAERYLEVEPQQRFQRDIMPSLPGIFQVVNARLATGAALLLRDAGLPITDAAIAAGLASARWPGRMEIIDGSPPIVLDGAHNGESIQQLVVSLNRIFPGRRCVIVFGASRDKDLARMIPALAPAIDALVLTASRHPRALVALHELRQQFAPLVRSDTPIDIVIDPAEALARAQDLAAPNDLICVTGSLFVVAAAREALGLAGERD; translated from the coding sequence ATGGACTACCAGCAGGCGCTCGATTATCTGTACTCATTCATTGGCGGGCAGCAGGGAGCGCAACGACCGCCGCCGATGTTTAATCTGGTGCGCACCCGCGCTCTTCTTGCCGCGCTTGGCAATCCGCAGCATGCGATGCCGTCCGTCATCGTCGCCGGCACGAAGGGCAAAGGTTCGACGGCTGCGTTTCTGGAGGCGATAGCGCGCGCCGCCGGTTTGCGCACCGGTCTGTGGACATCGCCGCACCTGCACACCTACCGCGAACGTATTCAGGTGAACCGTCAGCCGATCACCCGCGACGAACTGGTGCAGGCGGTTGAGTCGATCCGGCCGATTGTCGAATCAATGGCGAACGGACCCATCGGCGCGCCGGTAACGTTTGCAATCGGCTTTGGGTTGGCGCTGCGCTACTTTGCCGAACGCAACGTTGATCTGGCGATCCTGGAGGTCGGGGTCGGCGGTCGGTTCGACAGTGCGGCGGTTGTCACACCGATCCTCAGTGTTGTCACGCCGATCAGTTACGACCACATGGACCTGTTGGGCGACACGCTGGCGCAGATTGCCTGGGAGAAGGCAGGCATCATGAAACCAGGGACGCCCGCCATCAGCGCGCCGCAGCATCCAGAGGCGCTGGGAGCGCTGATCCGCTGCGCCGCAGAGATCGGCGCGCCGCTCTATGTGGTGCAGGACGCAGCGCCGGAGTCAGCGGTTGTTTGCGAGCCGTTTCTGCCTGGACCCTGGCGCATTCCCGCCGAGCGCTACCTGGAGGTCGAGCCGCAGCAACGTTTCCAGCGCGACATCATGCCATCACTTCCCGGAATTTTCCAGGTCGTGAATGCGCGCCTGGCGACCGGCGCGGCGTTGCTCCTGCGCGACGCGGGGCTGCCGATCACCGACGCGGCGATTGCCGCCGGGCTGGCAAGCGCGCGTTGGCCCGGTCGGATGGAGATCATCGACGGATCGCCGCCGATCGTGCTCGACGGCGCGCACAATGGCGAGTCGATCCAACAACTGGTCGTGTCGCTCAACCGCATCTTTCCCGGCAGGCGGTGCGTCATCGTGTTTGGCGCCTCGCGCGACAAGGACCTGGCGCGCATGATCCCGGCGCTGGCGCCGGCAATCGATGCGTTGGTGTTAACCGCCTCGCGTCACCCGCGCGCGCTGGTGGCGCTTCACGAATTGCGCCAGCAGTTCGCGCCGCTGGTGCGCAGCGATACGCCGATCGACATTGTGATCGATCCGGCAGAGGCGCTGGCGCGCGCTCAAGACCTTGCCGCGCCCAACGACCTGATCTGCGTCACCGGATCGCTCTTCGTCGTCGCTGCCGCGCGCGAGGCGCTCGGTCTCGCCGGGGAACGCGATTGA
- the leuS gene encoding leucine--tRNA ligase, which yields MSDTGTKRRIERFDPAIEPKWREFWEREGIFKAGRRAGAPRRYILEMFPYPSGDLHIGHLKNYVIGDALTRYYVIRGYDVLHPFGWDAFGLPAENAAIKYGRHPREWTYGNIAESKKSLEIAGIMYDWSREVTTCDPDYYRWNQWLFLLLYRKGLAYRAKATVNWDPVDQTVLANEQVDAEGRSWRSGAKVEKRELEQWFFRITAYAERLLNDLDKLDKWPENVKTMQRNWIGRSEGAEVTFLALPPGADLHAPPPPDAEPLVVFTTRPDTLWGATFMVLAPEHPLVSKLTAPERRAEVEAYIARARMESEIERTSATREKTGVFLGSYAINPVNDERIPIWIADYVLMGYGAGAIMAVPAHDERDFAFARQFGLPVRVVVQPPGETLDGATMTEAWPGDGVMVNSGPINGLPVGKGEGQSVKATIAWLEANGKGKGTVTYRLRDWLISRQRYWGTPIPMLHLPDGTIKPVPEDQLPVVLPEVQDYLPKGKSPLAAAESWVNTIDPETGQPARRDTDTMDTFVDSSWYFLRFCDARNDREIFSREAAHRWMPVDQYIGGVEHAILHLLYARFITKVLYDEGLVPDDEPFRALFTQGMVQRRVRTPLEVVAPGMVRFPEELRRKLELPADAQSLDQARALLKERGYTLEEESNGGFTAVSGPVTMSKSAGNGIPVGPFVRQYGSDVARIVVLFAAPPENSMEWTDEGVAGAQRFLNRIVALFSPDREEIVAALNSGNGAAPEGEERALYRKLHETIRKVTLDTEQFRFNTAIAALMELLNEASRYRSEAGRVTPVFAQTAATFARLLSPFAPHLAEELHSWCGGTGSVYDTGWPEWDEAALALDEVEIVLQVNGKLRGRIMAPANADEQQLREWALTNPRVLSFVGDKTVRKVVVVPGKLVNVVV from the coding sequence GTGAGCGACACAGGGACAAAACGGCGTATCGAACGGTTCGATCCGGCGATCGAGCCAAAATGGCGTGAGTTCTGGGAGCGCGAGGGCATCTTCAAAGCGGGGCGCCGCGCAGGTGCGCCGCGTCGCTATATCCTCGAAATGTTCCCCTATCCCAGTGGCGACCTCCACATCGGTCATCTGAAGAACTACGTCATCGGCGATGCGCTGACCCGCTACTATGTCATTCGCGGCTACGATGTGCTGCATCCCTTTGGGTGGGACGCCTTCGGTCTGCCGGCGGAGAATGCCGCGATCAAGTATGGTCGCCATCCGCGCGAATGGACTTACGGCAACATCGCCGAGTCGAAGAAGTCGCTCGAGATCGCCGGCATTATGTACGATTGGTCGCGCGAAGTGACGACCTGTGATCCTGATTACTACCGCTGGAACCAGTGGCTGTTCCTGTTGCTCTATCGCAAGGGGCTGGCATACCGCGCAAAAGCGACGGTCAACTGGGACCCGGTGGATCAAACGGTGCTGGCGAACGAACAGGTCGATGCCGAAGGGCGCAGTTGGCGCAGCGGCGCGAAAGTCGAAAAGCGCGAATTGGAACAGTGGTTCTTCAGGATCACAGCCTATGCCGAGCGCCTGCTGAACGACCTGGATAAACTGGACAAGTGGCCCGAAAACGTCAAGACCATGCAGCGCAACTGGATCGGCAGGAGTGAAGGCGCCGAAGTCACCTTCCTGGCGCTGCCGCCGGGCGCCGACCTGCATGCGCCGCCGCCTCCCGACGCCGAACCGCTGGTGGTGTTCACCACCCGCCCTGATACGCTCTGGGGCGCGACGTTCATGGTGCTGGCGCCGGAGCATCCGCTGGTGTCGAAATTGACCGCGCCTGAACGCCGCGCCGAAGTCGAGGCGTACATCGCCAGAGCGCGTATGGAGAGCGAAATCGAACGCACCAGCGCCACGCGCGAAAAAACCGGCGTCTTCCTGGGGTCCTACGCGATCAATCCGGTCAATGATGAGCGCATCCCGATCTGGATTGCCGACTATGTATTGATGGGGTATGGCGCCGGCGCGATCATGGCGGTGCCTGCGCACGATGAGCGCGACTTCGCGTTTGCCCGTCAGTTCGGCTTGCCGGTGCGCGTCGTCGTGCAACCGCCGGGCGAAACGCTGGATGGCGCAACGATGACGGAAGCCTGGCCCGGCGATGGCGTGATGGTCAATTCGGGACCGATCAACGGTCTTCCGGTCGGCAAAGGGGAAGGGCAGAGCGTCAAGGCGACTATCGCCTGGCTGGAAGCGAATGGCAAAGGGAAGGGAACCGTCACCTATCGGTTGCGCGACTGGCTGATCAGCCGTCAGCGCTATTGGGGCACTCCGATCCCGATGCTCCACCTGCCGGATGGGACGATCAAACCGGTGCCGGAGGATCAGTTGCCCGTCGTGCTGCCCGAAGTGCAGGATTATTTGCCGAAAGGCAAAAGCCCGCTGGCAGCCGCCGAGTCGTGGGTCAATACCATCGACCCCGAGACCGGACAACCGGCGCGGCGCGATACCGACACAATGGACACGTTTGTGGATTCTTCGTGGTACTTCCTGCGTTTCTGCGACGCCAGGAACGACCGCGAAATCTTCTCGCGCGAGGCGGCGCACCGGTGGATGCCGGTCGATCAGTACATCGGCGGCGTCGAGCACGCCATTCTGCACCTGCTCTATGCGCGCTTCATCACCAAGGTGCTGTACGACGAAGGGTTGGTGCCCGACGATGAGCCGTTCAGGGCATTGTTCACCCAAGGCATGGTGCAGCGCCGCGTTCGCACACCACTTGAGGTTGTTGCGCCGGGTATGGTGCGCTTCCCTGAAGAATTGCGGCGCAAACTGGAATTGCCTGCCGATGCACAGAGCCTTGATCAGGCGCGCGCGTTGCTGAAAGAACGCGGCTATACGCTGGAAGAGGAGAGCAATGGCGGGTTCACCGCCGTATCCGGTCCGGTCACCATGTCGAAGAGCGCCGGAAATGGCATTCCGGTCGGTCCATTCGTGCGGCAGTACGGCTCCGACGTGGCGCGGATCGTGGTGCTGTTCGCCGCGCCGCCGGAAAACAGCATGGAATGGACCGACGAAGGGGTTGCCGGAGCGCAACGCTTCCTGAACCGGATCGTGGCGCTGTTCAGCCCGGATCGGGAGGAGATCGTCGCTGCACTGAACTCCGGCAACGGCGCCGCTCCCGAAGGTGAGGAACGCGCGTTGTACCGCAAACTGCACGAGACCATCCGCAAGGTGACGCTTGATACCGAACAGTTTCGCTTCAATACCGCAATTGCGGCATTGATGGAGTTGCTGAACGAGGCGAGCCGCTACCGCTCCGAGGCGGGTCGGGTGACGCCGGTCTTTGCGCAGACGGCGGCAACCTTTGCGCGGTTGCTCTCGCCGTTTGCGCCGCACTTGGCGGAAGAACTGCACTCCTGGTGCGGCGGAACCGGCAGCGTCTACGATACCGGTTGGCCCGAATGGGACGAAGCAGCGCTGGCGCTCGATGAAGTCGAGATTGTGTTGCAGGTGAACGGCAAACTGCGTGGCAGGATCATGGCGCCTGCCAATGCTGATGAGCAACAGTTGCGCGAATGGGCGTTGACCAATCCGCGCGTGCTGAGTTTCGTCGGCGATAAGACCGTGCGCAAGGTTGT
- a CDS encoding methyltransferase domain-containing protein: MDDDGAYQAYAPIYDRTGQERFGAYMAGLALAWLRANGVAPQRALDLACGTGGATLALAAAGIETTGLDRSSAMLRIARDRARVAGLAVTFVEADMRDMEALVAAGALHRGATPSPGDCVRRFGLVTCFGDAINYLTGDDDLPRVFAGIRCALEPGGYVVFDVNTEAAFAQWDERDLVIHESDDCLVCHRLTYHPATRLGRGRIVWLTHSDDNRWWRGEETHIERAWSDAEIQRALEVSGLAPVERLAVDGRNVADVAPLPERLIYIATTDRL; the protein is encoded by the coding sequence ATGGACGACGATGGGGCATATCAGGCGTATGCGCCGATCTACGACCGCACCGGTCAGGAACGCTTCGGCGCGTATATGGCGGGTCTGGCGCTGGCATGGCTTCGGGCGAACGGTGTGGCGCCGCAGCGCGCGCTCGATCTGGCATGCGGCACGGGCGGAGCAACACTGGCGCTCGCTGCCGCCGGGATCGAAACGACCGGACTGGATCGCTCGTCTGCGATGCTGCGGATTGCGCGTGACCGCGCGCGGGTTGCCGGCCTGGCGGTGACGTTCGTCGAAGCGGATATGCGCGACATGGAGGCTCTCGTCGCAGCAGGCGCGCTTCATCGTGGTGCGACGCCGTCTCCTGGCGATTGTGTCAGGCGCTTTGGGCTGGTCACATGCTTTGGCGATGCGATCAACTATCTGACCGGTGACGATGATCTGCCGCGCGTCTTTGCTGGAATCCGATGCGCGCTCGAACCCGGCGGATACGTCGTGTTCGATGTGAATACCGAAGCGGCGTTTGCTCAGTGGGACGAGCGCGACCTCGTGATCCACGAGAGCGACGATTGTCTGGTGTGCCATCGGTTGACGTACCATCCGGCGACGCGCCTGGGGCGGGGCAGGATCGTCTGGTTGACGCACAGTGATGATAACCGCTGGTGGCGTGGTGAGGAAACGCATATCGAGCGTGCCTGGAGTGATGCTGAGATTCAACGGGCGCTCGAGGTGAGCGGTCTTGCGCCTGTTGAACGCCTGGCGGTCGATGGGCGCAATGTAGCGGATGTTGCTCCGTTGCCAGAGCGTCTGATCTATATTGCAACAACCGACCGGTTGTGA
- a CDS encoding ribose-phosphate diphosphokinase → MSSRFDELRILSGNGNPALAQSICGRLGVRLGDVTITRFANENIFVRLNESVREKDVFVIQSLASPLSDRILELLIMLDACKRASAGRVTAVLPFYAYGRTDKRDQPRVPITARLLADMIQVAGAQQVVTIDLHAGQIQGFFSIPVDELSSMPLLVRYFRDRGWDDVVVVSSDIGFAKRARNFAEQLGTPLAIIEKRHPARADAESENGIEAMSLIGEVAGRRCILVDDEVNTGRSLASAAELLERHGAREIYAAVAHPVLGGDGPERLRASRIRELVTTDTLPVPAEKSWPGLRILTVAPMLAEVIQRIHSGVSVHTIFPPRALAR, encoded by the coding sequence ATGAGTAGTCGCTTTGATGAGCTTCGCATTCTTTCGGGCAATGGCAACCCTGCCCTGGCGCAGTCCATCTGCGGTCGCCTGGGGGTGCGCCTGGGAGACGTAACGATCACCCGCTTTGCCAATGAGAATATTTTTGTGCGCCTGAATGAAAGCGTGCGCGAGAAAGATGTGTTTGTCATTCAGTCGTTGGCGTCGCCCTTGAGCGACCGCATTCTCGAACTGCTGATCATGCTGGACGCCTGCAAACGCGCATCTGCCGGGCGGGTGACGGCGGTGCTGCCGTTCTACGCCTACGGGCGCACCGATAAGCGTGATCAACCACGGGTGCCGATCACCGCGCGATTACTCGCTGATATGATCCAGGTTGCCGGTGCGCAGCAAGTGGTAACGATCGACCTGCACGCCGGGCAGATTCAAGGGTTTTTCAGCATTCCCGTCGATGAGTTGAGCAGCATGCCGTTGCTGGTGCGCTACTTCCGCGATCGCGGATGGGACGATGTGGTGGTCGTGTCGTCGGACATCGGGTTTGCCAAGCGGGCGCGCAATTTCGCCGAACAACTCGGGACGCCGCTGGCAATCATCGAAAAGCGTCACCCGGCGCGCGCCGATGCCGAGAGCGAAAACGGCATCGAGGCAATGTCGCTGATCGGCGAGGTCGCCGGACGGCGCTGCATCCTGGTGGATGATGAAGTGAACACCGGACGCTCGCTCGCCAGTGCAGCAGAACTGCTGGAACGCCATGGCGCGCGCGAGATCTACGCAGCCGTTGCCCATCCGGTGCTCGGCGGCGATGGACCGGAACGCCTGCGCGCCAGTCGCATCCGCGAATTGGTGACGACCGATACGCTGCCGGTTCCGGCGGAAAAATCGTGGCCCGGCCTGCGCATCCTGACTGTCGCTCCAATGCTGGCGGAGGTCATTCAACGCATCCATAGCGGCGTCTCAGTGCATACCATCTTCCCGCCGCGCGCGCTGGCGCGGTGA
- a CDS encoding DUF433 domain-containing protein: MSASYHTIITLEPGKRSGKPTIRGMRITVYDVLSYLAAGMTPQEILADFPYLTEEDIQACLSYAADRERQLLVAHV, from the coding sequence ATGAGCGCATCCTATCACACAATTATCACGCTTGAGCCAGGCAAACGCAGCGGCAAGCCAACGATCCGCGGTATGCGCATCACTGTCTATGATGTTCTCTCTTATCTTGCTGCCGGGATGACGCCTCAAGAGATTCTTGCGGATTTCCCCTACCTGACGGAAGAGGATATTCAGGCTTGCCTGAGCTACGCTGCCGATAGGGAACGGCAATTGCTCGTTGCGCATGTATGA